In Streptomyces sclerotialus, the DNA window GCAAGCGGTTCCCGCGGGTGACCGCCCTGGACCGGCTCTCCGTTGACATCGCCCCCGGCGTGACCGGCCTGGTGGGTGCCAACGGCGCCGGAAAGTCCACCCTGATCAAGATCCTGCTGGGTCTGTCGCCCGCCAGCGAAGGCACCGCCGCGGTCCTCGGCCTGGACGTGGCCACCGAAGGCGGTGCCATCCGCGAGCGCGTCGGCTACATGCCCGAGCACGACTGCCTGCCGCCGGACGTCTCGGCGACCGAGTTCGTCGTCCACATGGCGCGGATGTCCGGGCTGCCGCCGACCGCCGCCCGGGAGCGCACCGCCGACACCCTGCGCCACGTCGGCCTCTATGAAGAGCGCTACCGCCCCATCGGCGGCTACTCGACCGGCATGAAGCAGCGCGTGAAGCTCGCCCAGGCGCTCGTCCACGACCCCCAGCTGGTCTTCCTGGACGAGCCGACCAACGGCCTGGACCCGGCGGGGCGCGACGAGATGCTCGGCCTCATCCGCCGCGTCCACCGCGACTTCGGGATCTCCGTACTGGTCACCTCGCACCTCCTCGGAGAGCTGGAGCGCACCTGCGACCACGTCGTCGTCATCGACGGCGGGAAGCTGCTGCGCTCCTCGGCCACGGACGAGTTCACCCAGGCCACCACCTCGCTCGCCGTCGAGGTCACCGACACCGACACGCACCCGGACGGGCTGCGCGCGCTGCGCGAGGCGCTGACCGCCGCGGGCGCGGTGACCGGTCCGGCGCCCGGCCCCGGAGACGGTCACCCGGCCGCGACCGGCCGCCTGCTGTACATCGAGGCCGCCGGCGAGGAGACGTACGACCTGGTCCGGGACACCGTCGCCGGGCTCGGCCTCGGCCTGGTCCGCATGGAACAGCGCCGGCACCGCATCGCGGAGGTCTTCCGCGACAGCGCGGACGGCCGCGACGTCGCCCCGGCCCGTACGGACGCCGCCGCGCGTCCCGCAGCCACCGAAGCAGCCCCCGCAGGAGCCCCCGATGCCTGAGTCCACCACAGCGCCCACGGGCGGCCAGGGCCCCGCCGCCTCGATCCACGACATCGGCTACCGCCACTACGACGGCGCCCGGCTGGGCCGCGCGTACGCCCGCCGCTCGCTCTTCGTGCAGAGCCTGCGCGGCGCCTACGGGCTGGGCCGGTCGGCGCGCACGAAGGTGCTGCCGATGATCCTGCTGGCGGTGATGTGCGTACCGGCCGCGATCATCGTGGCGGTCGCCGTCTTCACCAAGGCGCGCGACCTCCCGCTGGACTACACCCGCTACGCGATCTACCTCCAGGCGGTCATCGGCCTCTTCCTGGCCGCTCAGGCGCCCCAGTCCGTCTCCCGCGACCTGCGCTTCAGGACCGTGCCGCTGTACTTCTCGCGGCCGATCGAACGCGCCGACTACGTGGCGGCGAAGTACGCGGCGATGAGCTGCGCGCTGTTCCTCCTCACGGCGCTGCCGCTGCTGATCCTGTACGTGGGCGCGCTGCTGGCGAAGCTCGACTTCGCCGACCAGACCAAGGGGTTCGCGCAGGGCCTGGTCTCGGTGGCCCTGCTCTCGCTGCTGTTCGCCGCGATCGGCCTGGTCATCGCCGCGCTCACGCCGCGCCGCGGGTTCGGCGTCGCCGCCGTCATCGCCGTACTGACCATCCCGTACGCCGCGGTCAGCGCCGTCCAGGGCATCGCCTTCCTCCAGGGGAACACCGACGTCATCGGGTGGCTGGGGCTCTTCTCCCCGATCACGCTGATCGACGGCGTGCAGAGCGTCTTCCTGGGTGCGACCACCTCGGCCCCCGACGGCATCGGCCCGTCCACGGGCGCGGGTTTCGTCCATCTCCTCGTCGTGCTGGGCCTCATCGCCGGCTCGCTCGCCCTCCTGATGCGCCGCTACCGGAAGGCCGGACTGTGACCACGATCGACATGCGCAACGTCTCCCGCTGGTTCGGGAACGTGGTGGCCGTGAACGACATCACGATGACCATCGGGCCGGGGGTGACCGGGCTGCTCGGCCCCAACGGCGCCGGCAAGTCCACCCTGCTCAACATGATGGGCGGCTTCCTGGCGCCCTCCCACGGCAGCGTCACCCTCGACGGCCGCCCGGTCTGGCGCAACGAGGCCGTCTACCGGGAGATCGGCATCGTGCCGGAGCGCGAGGCGATGTACGACTTCCTCACCGGGCGCGAGTTCGTGCTCGCCAACGCCGAACTGCACGGCCTCGGCCGCAAGGAGGCGGCCCGCGCGCTGGCCACGGTCGGCATGGAGTACGCGCAGGACCGCCGCGTCTCCACGTACAGCAAGGGCATGCGGCAGCGCGTGAAGATGGCGTCCGCGCTGGTGCACGACCCTTCCGTGCTGCTGCTCGACGAGCCGTTCAACGGCATGGACCCGCGCCAGCGCATGCAGCTCATGGAGCTGCTGCGGCAGATGGGCGAGGAGGGCCGCACCGTGCTCTTCTCCTCGCACATCCTCGAAGAGGTCGAGCAGCTCGCGTCCCACATCGAGGTCATCGTGGCCGGGCGGCACGCCGCCTCCGGCGACTTCCGCCGCATCCGCCGCCTGATGACGGAC includes these proteins:
- a CDS encoding ABC transporter ATP-binding protein; this encodes MIATESLSKRFPRVTALDRLSVDIAPGVTGLVGANGAGKSTLIKILLGLSPASEGTAAVLGLDVATEGGAIRERVGYMPEHDCLPPDVSATEFVVHMARMSGLPPTAARERTADTLRHVGLYEERYRPIGGYSTGMKQRVKLAQALVHDPQLVFLDEPTNGLDPAGRDEMLGLIRRVHRDFGISVLVTSHLLGELERTCDHVVVIDGGKLLRSSATDEFTQATTSLAVEVTDTDTHPDGLRALREALTAAGAVTGPAPGPGDGHPAATGRLLYIEAAGEETYDLVRDTVAGLGLGLVRMEQRRHRIAEVFRDSADGRDVAPARTDAAARPAATEAAPAGAPDA
- a CDS encoding ABC transporter permease subunit — translated: MPESTTAPTGGQGPAASIHDIGYRHYDGARLGRAYARRSLFVQSLRGAYGLGRSARTKVLPMILLAVMCVPAAIIVAVAVFTKARDLPLDYTRYAIYLQAVIGLFLAAQAPQSVSRDLRFRTVPLYFSRPIERADYVAAKYAAMSCALFLLTALPLLILYVGALLAKLDFADQTKGFAQGLVSVALLSLLFAAIGLVIAALTPRRGFGVAAVIAVLTIPYAAVSAVQGIAFLQGNTDVIGWLGLFSPITLIDGVQSVFLGATTSAPDGIGPSTGAGFVHLLVVLGLIAGSLALLMRRYRKAGL
- a CDS encoding ABC transporter ATP-binding protein translates to MRNVSRWFGNVVAVNDITMTIGPGVTGLLGPNGAGKSTLLNMMGGFLAPSHGSVTLDGRPVWRNEAVYREIGIVPEREAMYDFLTGREFVLANAELHGLGRKEAARALATVGMEYAQDRRVSTYSKGMRQRVKMASALVHDPSVLLLDEPFNGMDPRQRMQLMELLRQMGEEGRTVLFSSHILEEVEQLASHIEVIVAGRHAASGDFRRIRRLMTDRPHRYLVRSDDDRALAAALIADPSTSGIEVDLEEGALRIQAVDFGRFTALLPRVARDHGIRLLAVSPSDESLESVFSYLVAA